A stretch of DNA from Acidobacteriota bacterium:
ATGTGGCTTGAAGACCGCAGTGGCCGCAACCTCGAGACCCGGCCGGAGCTGCGCCACCGGCTGCTCACTCAGCTAGCGTTCAGCCTTTGGCGGCGGGATGACCGGCAGCTGCATCATCGAGATTTGATCGAAGAGGTGCGGGGAATGTCCCAGCATTTTCCCGGTCTCGACTTCGAGCGGGTTGATGTCGAGCTACGCACCGCGGCGTTCCTGGTGCGCTCGGCGGACGGCTACTACCGCTTCTCCCACAAGAGCTTCCTGGAATATTTCCTCGCTTGCGGGCTGTGGTCGGCGCTGGAAGACGCGGAGAACGGCGTCCGAGCCCTCGACCTGCCGCCCTTGTCGCCGGAGGTGGGGGAGTTCTTCTGGCAGCTGCGAGATGGGAAAGAGCATCACGAGGTGCGGGAGCTGCGGCTGGAGGCGCTGCGGGAGATCCTCACCGAGGGCTATCGGGCCCGGGCGAGCGAGAATGCGCTGCGTTTGGGGCATTGGAGCTCAGGTGAGAAAGCCTTCACGGTGGAGGGTGCCTGCCTCTCCGGGGCCGAGCTGGGCGGGGTGGATCTGGCAGGGGTCGCCTTGCCCGGCGCGGATCTAAAGGGAGCCAACCTGGAGGGGGCCAATTGGGAGCGAGCGGTGCTTCGGGGAGCGCGGCTCGATGAAGCAAAGCTCGACCGGGCGCAGCTCGCCGGAGTGGACCTGGAGCAGGCTTCCCTCTGCAAAGCATCCATGCGTAGGGCAGACCTCCGGAGCACATGCCTGGGCGCCGCGAGGTTAGACGGTGCGCTAATGACGGATGTCCTGCTGGATCAGGCCGACTTGACCGGGGCCCAGCTCGTCGACGCCGACCTCACCGCAGCTTCCGGGGACGCCGCCACCTTCGCCGGCGCCGATCTCACTCGCTCCAACCTCACCGCCTCGGTCTGGACCGGCTGCGATTTCACCGGCGCCAAGTTGAGCGATGCGTTGTTGGAAAATTGGCTGCCCCTCGATCCTCTGGGGATGATCCCGAAGGGCGCGAAGTGGCTTCCTGGAAGCGATCTGCGGACCGCGCTGAGCACTGGTCACCGAAGTTGGGCACGTTGTACT
This window harbors:
- a CDS encoding pentapeptide repeat-containing protein, producing the protein YEHLKATDPKFRGDPAGLLHLLSVGRCVLLLDAFDEMGVAAAGRSVEDQFRELARLAGEEPLEPRLGNRMLITCRTHFFRDQQQVKDTASARPRGLAASEDSALGRLARRFNARIDELCLFDDDEVQDFLAKHLGDAQVDRAWEFIRETYDLKRLASRAVLLEMIVKSLPKLWREGRGAVTSAGLYEVYTRMWLEDRSGRNLETRPELRHRLLTQLAFSLWRRDDRQLHHRDLIEEVRGMSQHFPGLDFERVDVELRTAAFLVRSADGYYRFSHKSFLEYFLACGLWSALEDAENGVRALDLPPLSPEVGEFFWQLRDGKEHHEVRELRLEALREILTEGYRARASENALRLGHWSSGEKAFTVEGACLSGAELGGVDLAGVALPGADLKGANLEGANWERAVLRGARLDEAKLDRAQLAGVDLEQASLCKASMRRADLRSTCLGAARLDGALMTDVLLDQADLTGAQLVDADLTAASGDAATFAGADLTRSNLTASVWTGCDFTGAKLSDALLENWLPLDPLGMIPKGAKWLPGSDLRTALSTGHRSWARCTAWSPDGRFLASGSSDGSVRVWDAASGEERRVLSGSGGIVWSVCWSSGGEELASGSEDGSVRVWDAASGEERRVLSGSGGIVWSVCWSPGGEELAS